In Capillimicrobium parvum, a genomic segment contains:
- a CDS encoding RidA family protein, with protein MAHETVTSPDLAPPVGYAHAVIAAPGRYVALGGQTALGPDGTTIQGSTMAEQFDAAAGNVIAALTAAGGKPSDIISMQIFVTDVPAYKAALRDLGPLWHKHFGRRYPAAGLFGVTRLYDDEALIELMAVAVVEESR; from the coding sequence ATGGCACACGAGACCGTCACGTCACCCGACCTCGCGCCGCCGGTCGGCTACGCGCACGCCGTGATCGCGGCGCCCGGGCGCTACGTCGCGCTCGGCGGCCAGACCGCGCTCGGCCCCGACGGCACCACGATCCAGGGCAGCACGATGGCCGAGCAGTTCGACGCCGCGGCCGGCAACGTGATCGCCGCGCTGACCGCCGCCGGCGGCAAGCCCTCGGACATCATCTCGATGCAGATCTTCGTCACCGACGTGCCCGCCTACAAGGCGGCGCTGCGCGACCTCGGGCCGCTCTGGCACAAGCACTTCGGCCGCCGCTATCCCGCCGCCGGGCTGTTCGGCGTGACGCGCCTCTACGACGACGAGGCGCTCATCGAGCTCATGGCCGTCGCGGTCGTCGAGGAGTCGAGATGA
- a CDS encoding acyl-CoA dehydrogenase family protein, translated as MTATAATATAMSAPLLDAHLDDGQLELLAGTAQAARERLAPVAEAGAPGEVNRELMAGLAQTGLLGRLFRRDGDRWAPDVGAMELCLIREGLARYCTEAETAFAVQGLGSFPMLQSGSAQLVEAWAPRLATGEAVAGFALTEPQSGSDVAALALQARRDGDGFVLTGEKVYISNAPDADAYSVFARTTEGAGARGLTAFWVPRDSPGLEGQRIDLLSPHPIGRLVFDGVRVEPEQVLGDVDAGFRVAMRTLDLFRPSVGAFAVGMAQAAIAAARDHAATRQAFGRPIKDFQGISHRLADVATRVQAARLLVHHAATAYDRGVRPVTQTAAMAKLMATETAQEAVDLAVQVHGARALERGHVLEHLYREVRAPRIYEGASEIQREIIARALFATVSEDQR; from the coding sequence ATGACCGCGACCGCCGCCACCGCCACGGCGATGTCCGCGCCGCTGCTCGACGCCCACCTCGACGACGGCCAGCTCGAGCTGCTCGCCGGCACGGCGCAGGCCGCGCGCGAGCGCCTGGCGCCGGTCGCCGAGGCCGGCGCGCCCGGCGAGGTCAACCGCGAGCTCATGGCCGGCCTCGCGCAGACCGGGCTGCTCGGCCGGCTGTTTCGCCGCGACGGCGACCGCTGGGCGCCGGACGTCGGCGCGATGGAGCTGTGCCTGATCCGCGAGGGCCTGGCCCGCTACTGCACCGAGGCCGAGACGGCGTTCGCCGTCCAGGGCCTCGGCTCGTTCCCGATGCTGCAGTCCGGCAGCGCGCAGCTCGTCGAGGCGTGGGCGCCACGCCTGGCCACGGGCGAGGCGGTCGCCGGCTTCGCGCTCACCGAGCCGCAGTCGGGCAGCGATGTCGCGGCGCTCGCGCTGCAGGCCCGCCGCGACGGCGACGGCTTCGTCCTGACCGGCGAGAAGGTCTACATCTCCAACGCCCCCGACGCCGACGCCTACTCCGTGTTCGCCCGCACCACCGAGGGCGCCGGCGCCCGCGGGCTGACCGCGTTCTGGGTGCCGCGCGACTCGCCCGGCCTCGAAGGGCAGCGCATCGACCTCCTCTCGCCGCACCCCATCGGACGGCTCGTGTTCGACGGCGTGCGCGTCGAGCCCGAGCAGGTGCTCGGCGACGTCGACGCCGGCTTTCGCGTCGCGATGCGCACGCTCGACCTCTTCCGTCCCAGCGTCGGCGCGTTCGCGGTCGGCATGGCGCAGGCCGCGATCGCCGCGGCGCGCGACCACGCCGCCACGCGTCAGGCGTTCGGCCGGCCGATCAAGGACTTCCAGGGCATCTCCCATCGCCTGGCCGACGTCGCCACCCGCGTGCAGGCCGCCCGTCTGCTCGTCCATCACGCCGCGACCGCCTATGACCGCGGCGTGCGCCCGGTGACGCAGACCGCGGCGATGGCCAAGCTCATGGCGACGGAGACCGCTCAGGAAGCCGTCGATCTCGCCGTGCAGGTGCATGGCGCCCGCGCGCTCGAGCGTGGGCATGTCCTGGAGCATCTGTACCGCGAGGTTCGTGCGCCGCGCATCTATGAAGGCGCATCCGAGATCCAGCGCGAGATCATCGCGCGCGCTCTGTTTGCCACCGTCAGCGAGGACCAGCGATGA
- a CDS encoding benzoate/H(+) symporter BenE family transporter — protein MSRVTSPVIAGVVTALVGFAGTFAIVLAGYRAIGATNAEAASGILVLTVGAGVVGIVLAARYRMPIGIAWSTPGAALLASNGAIDGGYPAALGAFVVCGLLLVVAGLWRRFGSALEAIPAPLANAVLAGVLVPVCLAPLEAVFRSPSVAIPTVVTWLLLMWWRARWAVPGAFAVMAIAVAIDPLEPGGGFGGGLPELSFTLPAFTVAGVAGLALPLFIVTMASQNIPGLSVLRSYGYRPPLRPILVSTGGASALIAPFGAHTLNLAAITAAMLAAPSVDPVPARRWIAAAGAGAVYVVLGLCSGLVMAVLASAPLLAVKAVAGLALLATLRRSLTAALEPPGQRLASIVAMGICASPLMLWGIGAPLWGLLAGLVLFVAMGRAKHSWQLARKW, from the coding sequence ATGAGCCGCGTCACGTCGCCGGTCATCGCCGGCGTCGTGACGGCGCTCGTGGGCTTCGCCGGCACGTTCGCGATCGTGCTGGCGGGCTACCGAGCGATCGGCGCCACCAACGCCGAGGCGGCGTCCGGGATCCTGGTGCTGACGGTCGGGGCCGGGGTCGTGGGCATCGTGCTCGCCGCCCGCTACCGCATGCCGATCGGCATTGCCTGGTCGACCCCGGGCGCCGCGCTCCTGGCCTCCAACGGGGCGATCGACGGTGGCTATCCGGCGGCGCTCGGTGCGTTCGTCGTGTGTGGGCTGCTGCTCGTGGTGGCCGGGCTGTGGCGGCGGTTCGGCTCGGCTTTGGAGGCCATCCCGGCACCGCTGGCCAACGCGGTGCTGGCGGGTGTCCTCGTGCCGGTCTGCCTGGCGCCCCTCGAGGCGGTGTTCCGGTCTCCCTCCGTGGCGATCCCGACCGTCGTGACCTGGCTGCTGCTGATGTGGTGGCGCGCCCGTTGGGCCGTCCCGGGCGCGTTCGCAGTCATGGCGATCGCGGTCGCCATCGACCCGCTCGAGCCCGGCGGCGGGTTCGGCGGCGGCCTGCCGGAGCTGTCGTTCACGTTGCCGGCGTTCACGGTGGCCGGGGTGGCGGGGCTCGCCCTGCCGCTCTTCATCGTCACCATGGCCTCGCAGAACATCCCGGGGCTCAGTGTTCTGCGGAGCTACGGCTACCGGCCCCCGCTCAGGCCCATCCTCGTCTCCACAGGCGGCGCCAGCGCCTTGATCGCCCCCTTCGGGGCGCACACGCTCAACCTGGCGGCCATCACCGCGGCGATGCTCGCAGCGCCGTCGGTCGATCCGGTGCCCGCTCGCCGGTGGATCGCGGCAGCCGGCGCCGGCGCCGTCTATGTCGTGCTTGGCCTGTGCTCGGGGCTCGTGATGGCCGTTCTGGCGTCGGCTCCGCTGCTGGCGGTCAAGGCGGTCGCCGGCCTGGCGCTCCTCGCGACGCTGCGCCGGTCGCTCACGGCGGCGCTCGAGCCTCCGGGGCAGCGCTTGGCGTCCATCGTCGCGATGGGCATCTGTGCCTCGCCGCTGATGTTGTGGGGCATCGGCGCACCGCTCTGGGGTCTGCTCGCCGGCCTCGTGCTGTTTGTGGCGATGGGGCGGGCGAAGCACTCATGGCAGTTGGCTAGAAAGTGGTGA
- a CDS encoding SDR family NAD(P)-dependent oxidoreductase, whose product MSRVVVVTGGAKGIGRAAAGAFAALGDRVFALGRDETALAKLAPSLGLPGETVQTRVCDVADEAQVAEAFHAIGPVDVLVNNAGIAESAPLARTSLESWQRHFAVNATGAFLCTRAVVDGMRERDHGAIVTVASTVAKVGAPYTAAYTASKHAAVGLMRATAAEMAGTGVRANAVCPTYVDTEMTQRSVAHIAQRTGRPAEDGVAALAAAAPLGRLLDPHEVAAAVVWLASPEAASINGQALVLDGGGIQT is encoded by the coding sequence ATGAGCCGGGTCGTGGTGGTGACCGGGGGGGCCAAAGGGATCGGCCGTGCCGCGGCGGGCGCGTTCGCCGCGCTCGGCGACCGCGTGTTCGCGCTCGGTCGCGACGAGACGGCGCTGGCGAAGCTCGCGCCGTCGCTCGGCCTGCCCGGCGAGACGGTGCAGACGCGCGTCTGCGACGTGGCCGACGAGGCGCAGGTCGCCGAAGCGTTCCACGCGATCGGGCCGGTCGACGTGCTCGTCAACAACGCGGGGATCGCGGAGAGCGCGCCCTTGGCGCGCACGAGCCTGGAGAGCTGGCAGCGCCACTTCGCGGTCAACGCGACCGGGGCGTTCCTGTGCACGCGGGCGGTCGTCGACGGCATGCGCGAGCGTGACCACGGGGCGATCGTGACGGTCGCCTCGACGGTGGCGAAGGTCGGTGCGCCGTACACCGCCGCGTACACGGCGTCCAAGCATGCCGCCGTGGGCCTGATGCGTGCGACGGCCGCCGAGATGGCCGGTACCGGGGTGCGCGCGAACGCCGTGTGCCCCACGTACGTCGACACGGAGATGACGCAGCGCTCGGTCGCGCACATCGCCCAGAGGACCGGGCGCCCGGCCGAGGACGGCGTGGCCGCTCTGGCCGCCGCGGCGCCGCTCGGTCGCCTGCTGGACCCGCACGAGGTGGCGGCCGCGGTTGTGTGGCTGGCCTCGCCCGAAGCGGCATCGATCAACGGCCAGGCGCTGGTCCTGGACGGAGGAGGCATCCAGACGTGA
- a CDS encoding flavin reductase, translating to MWRWGGRSTHGSWLESGEEQDGRQRSADCTGAGQTLMTQEMGFGVVADGGGLRRALGGYPTGVCVVTGIAEDGLPHGLVTSRFIPVSIDPPLVAFVPPKDSPAWVEIAARRTFCVNVLSAQQEHLSRQFAVDAPHQFATVQWHPSSGGAPVIDGVVAWMECALDRVDDTGDHQLVVGRVRAVGENDGVPLVSCRGGFGRFAALSLAARGADLMNPLNLVDRARAEMESAAEELGGRVVAQTLVDNEVVFIASAGNLPDLRSTVAMTIGSRIPAIPPLASLFMAWEDPDLVEIWLGFVAGEEARQSARLRLEQVRARGYSVYLADPANPRNEQLLRMMAEQRLPARAEELSRDQLELIENLTVDVLDFSPRRVQEVDWLAVPVFGPDGRVSFVLGLEGLPFPTGWQDFERRLARLEQAASNVTYAIGGQVPV from the coding sequence TTGTGGCGATGGGGCGGGCGAAGCACTCATGGCAGTTGGCTAGAAAGTGGTGAAGAGCAAGATGGCAGGCAACGAAGCGCCGACTGCACGGGCGCAGGTCAGACGCTGATGACACAGGAAATGGGCTTCGGTGTGGTTGCAGACGGTGGAGGGCTCCGGAGGGCCCTCGGTGGGTATCCGACGGGCGTCTGCGTCGTCACGGGGATCGCCGAGGACGGCCTGCCCCACGGCTTGGTGACGAGCCGCTTCATCCCCGTATCGATCGATCCGCCGCTCGTCGCGTTCGTCCCGCCCAAGGACTCTCCCGCATGGGTGGAGATCGCCGCTCGCCGGACCTTTTGCGTGAACGTCCTGTCGGCGCAGCAGGAGCATCTGTCACGACAGTTCGCCGTCGATGCGCCCCACCAGTTTGCGACCGTGCAATGGCACCCGAGCTCCGGCGGGGCGCCGGTCATCGACGGTGTCGTCGCGTGGATGGAATGCGCCCTCGACCGCGTCGATGACACGGGCGATCACCAGCTCGTCGTCGGGCGAGTCCGGGCAGTCGGCGAGAACGACGGCGTGCCGCTGGTCTCGTGCCGCGGCGGGTTCGGGCGCTTCGCCGCGTTGTCGCTTGCCGCTCGAGGGGCGGATCTGATGAATCCGCTGAACCTCGTGGACCGCGCCCGCGCCGAGATGGAGTCCGCCGCGGAGGAGCTCGGCGGTCGCGTCGTGGCCCAGACGCTCGTCGACAACGAGGTCGTGTTCATCGCCAGCGCGGGCAACCTTCCCGACCTGCGCAGCACCGTGGCCATGACCATCGGCAGCCGGATCCCGGCGATCCCGCCGCTCGCATCGCTGTTCATGGCCTGGGAGGACCCCGACCTGGTCGAGATCTGGCTCGGGTTCGTCGCCGGCGAAGAGGCCCGACAGTCCGCCCGGCTGCGCCTCGAGCAGGTCCGCGCCCGAGGGTACTCCGTGTATCTCGCCGACCCGGCGAATCCGCGCAACGAGCAGCTGCTGCGGATGATGGCCGAGCAGCGGCTTCCCGCGCGGGCCGAGGAGCTCAGCCGCGATCAGCTCGAGCTGATCGAGAACCTCACCGTCGACGTCCTGGACTTCTCGCCGCGACGCGTCCAGGAGGTCGACTGGTTGGCGGTGCCCGTGTTCGGGCCGGACGGACGGGTGTCCTTCGTCCTCGGCCTTGAAGGTCTGCCCTTTCCCACCGGCTGGCAGGACTTCGAACGGCGGCTGGCGCGCCTCGAGCAGGCGGCGAGCAACGTCACGTATGCGATCGGTGGCCAGGTCCCCGTGTGA
- a CDS encoding bifunctional salicylyl-CoA 5-hydroxylase/oxidoreductase, translating into MKIAITGGGPGGLYAAILFSRLGAGHEVTVWERNAPDDTFGFGVVFSDETLTAFEAADPPTFAQITESFARWSDIDIHYRGTVQRSGGHGFSALSRQQLLHILQSRAIELGVEVHFQAEAPPIEQLTAGYDLVIASDGINSVVRETLADRFEPSLDRRRCKFMWLGTDLVFEAFTFHIVETEWGVFQIHGYPYDATMSTFIVETDEQTWRRAGLDATEHHQFAPGENDEEAIAFCREAFADILQGHSLVANNSRWLNFQTVRNEHWSAGNVVLLGDAAHTAHFSIGSGTKLAMEDAIALAWAFRDHDGDVPDALAAYEAERRPVVASTQRAAQASLEWFEGISRYVGQDPCTFAFNLLTRSRRITYDNLRVRDADFVQRVDEVFCGAGTGGAASNGRGQTRPPMFMPLRLRDLELANRVIVSPMDMYSAVDGTVGDFHLAHLGTRAEGGAAMVMTEMICVSAEGRITPGCGGLYRDDHIAGWKRVVDFVHAYTPARIGAQIGHSGRKGSTKLMWEGIDEPLPEGGWDVIAPSPLPYFPHSPVPREMTRADMDAVTADFVATTERAADCGFDLLEVHFAHGYLLSSFLSPLTNQRTDEYGGTLKARAKFPLEVLDACRAVWPAQKPMSVRISATDWTPGGFDGDDAVELARMLREHDVDIVDVSSGQVWADDAPAYGRSFQTPFADRIRHEVGIPTIAVGAISSWDDVNTTILAGRADLCALGRPHLYDPFWTLHAASEQGYYHREHWIPQYQGGSWRPMDGRLDATKPPPRSFDTAAEARGSGRWKPAAA; encoded by the coding sequence ATGAAGATCGCCATCACGGGCGGCGGGCCGGGGGGCCTGTATGCCGCGATCCTGTTCAGTCGCCTCGGCGCCGGCCATGAGGTCACGGTGTGGGAGCGCAACGCGCCGGATGACACGTTCGGCTTCGGGGTCGTGTTCTCCGACGAGACGCTGACCGCGTTCGAGGCGGCCGACCCGCCGACGTTCGCGCAGATCACCGAGAGCTTCGCGCGGTGGTCGGACATCGACATCCACTATCGCGGGACGGTCCAGCGCTCCGGGGGCCACGGGTTCTCGGCGCTGAGCCGCCAGCAGCTGCTGCACATCCTGCAGTCGCGCGCGATCGAGCTCGGCGTCGAGGTGCACTTCCAGGCCGAGGCGCCGCCGATCGAGCAGCTGACCGCCGGCTATGACCTGGTGATCGCGTCCGACGGCATCAACAGCGTGGTGCGCGAGACGCTCGCCGACCGGTTCGAGCCGTCGCTGGACCGCCGCAGGTGCAAGTTCATGTGGCTGGGCACCGACCTCGTCTTCGAGGCGTTCACCTTCCACATCGTCGAGACCGAGTGGGGCGTCTTCCAGATCCACGGGTATCCGTATGACGCGACGATGAGCACGTTCATCGTCGAGACCGACGAGCAGACGTGGCGGCGCGCCGGCCTCGACGCCACCGAGCACCACCAGTTCGCCCCGGGCGAGAACGACGAGGAGGCGATCGCGTTCTGCCGCGAGGCCTTCGCCGACATCCTGCAGGGCCACTCGCTCGTCGCGAACAACTCGCGGTGGCTGAACTTCCAGACCGTGCGCAACGAGCACTGGTCGGCGGGCAACGTCGTCCTGCTCGGCGACGCGGCGCACACCGCGCACTTCTCGATCGGCTCGGGCACGAAGCTGGCGATGGAGGACGCGATCGCGCTGGCCTGGGCGTTCCGCGACCACGACGGCGACGTCCCCGACGCGCTGGCCGCCTACGAGGCCGAGCGCCGGCCGGTCGTCGCGAGCACGCAGCGCGCCGCGCAGGCCAGCCTGGAGTGGTTTGAGGGCATCAGCCGCTATGTCGGCCAGGACCCGTGCACGTTCGCGTTCAACCTGCTGACGCGCAGCCGCCGCATCACGTACGACAACCTGCGAGTGCGCGACGCGGACTTCGTGCAGCGCGTCGACGAGGTCTTCTGCGGCGCCGGCACCGGCGGCGCGGCCAGCAACGGGCGCGGCCAGACCCGGCCGCCGATGTTCATGCCGTTGCGCCTGCGCGACCTCGAGCTCGCAAACCGCGTGATCGTCTCGCCGATGGACATGTACTCGGCGGTCGACGGCACGGTCGGCGACTTCCACCTCGCCCACCTCGGCACACGCGCCGAGGGCGGCGCGGCCATGGTCATGACCGAGATGATCTGCGTGTCCGCCGAGGGCCGCATCACCCCCGGCTGCGGCGGCCTGTACCGCGACGACCACATCGCCGGCTGGAAGCGGGTCGTCGACTTCGTCCACGCCTACACCCCCGCACGGATCGGCGCCCAGATCGGCCACAGCGGCCGCAAGGGCTCCACCAAGCTCATGTGGGAGGGCATCGACGAACCGCTGCCCGAGGGCGGCTGGGACGTCATCGCGCCCTCGCCGCTGCCCTACTTCCCGCACAGCCCCGTCCCGCGCGAGATGACCCGCGCCGACATGGACGCGGTGACGGCCGACTTCGTCGCCACGACCGAACGCGCCGCCGACTGCGGGTTCGACCTGCTCGAGGTGCACTTCGCCCACGGCTACCTGCTGTCGTCGTTTCTCTCCCCGCTGACCAACCAGCGCACCGACGAATACGGCGGCACGCTGAAGGCGCGCGCCAAGTTCCCGCTCGAGGTCCTCGACGCCTGCCGCGCGGTGTGGCCAGCGCAGAAGCCGATGTCGGTGCGCATCTCAGCCACCGACTGGACCCCCGGCGGCTTCGACGGCGACGACGCCGTCGAGCTGGCGCGGATGCTGCGCGAGCACGACGTCGACATCGTCGACGTCTCCAGCGGCCAGGTGTGGGCCGACGACGCGCCCGCCTACGGCCGCAGCTTCCAGACGCCGTTCGCCGACCGCATCCGCCACGAGGTCGGGATCCCGACCATCGCCGTCGGCGCGATCTCCAGCTGGGACGACGTCAACACCACCATCCTCGCCGGCCGCGCCGACCTCTGCGCCCTCGGCCGCCCCCACCTCTACGACCCCTTCTGGACCCTGCACGCCGCCAGCGAACAGGGCTACTACCACCGCGAACACTGGATCCCCCAATACCAAGGCGGCTCCTGGCGCCCGATGGACGGCCGCCTCGACGCCACCAAGCCCCCACCCCGCTCCTTCGACACCGCCGCCGAGGCGCGCGGGTCCGGGCGCTGGAAGCCCGCCGCCGCCTGA
- a CDS encoding RidA family protein, translating to MSIHRKAHSGGVGYSLSTSVQGPGELIYVSGVIGTGDTLAEQTGSCFDQIEQALAAHGATLASVVRITSYLTSLDEYGDFSRIRGERFDDDLPSSTAVQVAGLLFDGLIEIDAIAFLPA from the coding sequence ATGAGCATCCATCGCAAGGCGCACTCCGGCGGCGTCGGCTACAGCCTGTCGACGAGCGTTCAGGGCCCGGGCGAGCTGATCTACGTCTCGGGGGTGATCGGTACGGGCGACACGCTGGCCGAGCAGACCGGCTCCTGCTTCGATCAGATCGAGCAGGCTCTCGCTGCGCACGGCGCGACTCTGGCCAGCGTCGTGCGGATAACGAGCTATCTGACCTCCCTCGATGAGTACGGCGACTTCTCGCGGATCCGCGGCGAGCGGTTCGACGACGACCTCCCGAGCTCCACCGCAGTGCAGGTTGCCGGTCTCCTCTTCGACGGTCTCATCGAGATTGATGCCATCGCTTTCCTGCCTGCATGA
- a CDS encoding Lrp/AsnC family transcriptional regulator has translation MAAPELLDQIDHAILELLREDARRTVTDIAGRVNLSLAPVKRRIERLERTGVIRGYTVVLDPSKVTAALEAYTEVCVGPGALEDVMDFVQCVPEVQEVSVIAGDPDLLLLLRAENVGDLHRVINQIRRDSRISSTKTLVTLKTWVRSQSQDYEAPSHLVEGSASPAA, from the coding sequence ATGGCCGCCCCGGAGCTCCTTGACCAGATCGATCATGCAATTCTGGAGCTGCTTCGGGAGGACGCTCGACGGACCGTCACGGACATCGCCGGCCGGGTGAATCTGTCGCTCGCTCCGGTCAAGCGGCGGATAGAACGCCTCGAGCGCACTGGCGTCATCCGGGGCTACACCGTGGTACTCGACCCGTCGAAGGTGACGGCCGCGCTCGAGGCCTACACGGAGGTCTGTGTCGGCCCGGGGGCGCTGGAGGACGTCATGGACTTCGTGCAGTGCGTGCCGGAGGTCCAGGAGGTGTCGGTCATCGCCGGCGACCCGGATCTCCTCCTCCTGCTCAGAGCCGAGAACGTCGGCGATCTTCACCGGGTCATCAACCAGATCCGGCGTGACAGCCGGATCAGCTCGACGAAGACCCTTGTGACCCTGAAGACGTGGGTCCGCTCCCAGTCACAGGACTACGAGGCACCGTCGCACCTCGTCGAGGGCTCAGCGTCTCCGGCGGCGTGA
- a CDS encoding creatininase family protein, producing the protein MGQRARRDQAAGRPDRIADDEGLYFANRTYAEVARMIEDPRPVVLLLPVGSTEPHGPHSPLATDPIISAEMCLRVARALRDDPDVQVSILPEIGYGVTRFTKAWPGAIHIEEETLLALLVDICVSLARQGLGHVVIVNNHFEPEHIKTLHRAMDEAERRTGNVVGYLDLTRKRRAEQLTDEVREGGSHAGRYETSIVLAARPGLVDEQVMAALEPMPKNLAAEIAHGAKDFVAMGLPKAYNGTPADATVDEGRQSLVTLTDMLTQQVRDLAAGTGGRDTPGLYIRV; encoded by the coding sequence TTGGGACAACGCGCACGGCGTGACCAGGCCGCAGGCCGCCCGGATCGGATCGCGGATGACGAGGGTCTGTACTTCGCCAACCGCACGTACGCCGAGGTTGCGCGCATGATCGAGGACCCGCGCCCGGTGGTGTTGCTGCTGCCGGTGGGGTCGACCGAGCCGCACGGGCCGCACTCGCCCCTGGCCACCGATCCGATCATCTCGGCGGAGATGTGCCTGCGCGTGGCGCGCGCGCTGCGCGACGACCCGGACGTCCAAGTCTCGATCCTGCCCGAGATCGGCTACGGGGTGACACGATTCACCAAGGCGTGGCCCGGCGCGATCCACATTGAGGAGGAGACGCTGCTGGCGCTGCTCGTCGACATCTGCGTCTCCTTGGCCCGGCAGGGGCTGGGGCACGTGGTGATCGTCAACAACCACTTCGAGCCCGAGCACATCAAGACGCTGCATCGAGCGATGGACGAGGCCGAGCGCCGCACCGGCAACGTCGTCGGCTATCTCGACCTCACCCGCAAGCGCCGCGCCGAGCAGCTGACCGACGAGGTTCGCGAGGGTGGCAGCCACGCCGGTCGATACGAGACCTCGATCGTGCTCGCAGCGCGGCCCGGGCTCGTCGACGAGCAGGTCATGGCGGCGCTCGAGCCGATGCCGAAGAACCTCGCCGCCGAGATCGCGCACGGCGCCAAGGACTTCGTCGCCATGGGGCTGCCGAAGGCCTACAACGGCACGCCGGCCGACGCGACCGTCGATGAGGGTCGGCAGAGCCTCGTCACGCTCACGGACATGCTGACCCAGCAGGTACGGGACCTCGCGGCGGGAACCGGCGGTCGGGACACGCCGGGGCTCTACATCCGCGTCTGA
- a CDS encoding enoyl-CoA hydratase family protein, which produces MSPFRASAAITEKWEHFRFEVSDGVATVTLDRPDKLNALTFESYADLRDLVAELPQRGDVKVLVLAGEGRGFCSGGDVEEIIGELQKMKAAELLEFTRMTGSVVEALRTVPIPVIASINGVAAGAGSVLALASDFRLLSRSASFRFLFTHVGLSGADMGSAYLLPRIVGAGRATQMLMLGDKVTAEEALAAGLASSVVEPDELPEATRALARRLADGPALAYGTTKALIQRELDMNLSGAIEMDAMTQALLMLSHDHGEFYTAWSEGRKPDWQGR; this is translated from the coding sequence GTGAGTCCTTTTCGCGCATCCGCCGCGATCACCGAGAAGTGGGAGCACTTCCGCTTCGAGGTCTCTGACGGGGTGGCCACGGTCACCCTCGACCGGCCGGACAAGCTCAACGCGCTGACGTTCGAGTCCTACGCCGATCTGCGCGACCTCGTCGCCGAGCTGCCGCAGCGCGGCGACGTCAAGGTGCTCGTGCTGGCCGGCGAGGGGCGCGGCTTCTGCTCGGGCGGCGACGTCGAGGAGATCATCGGCGAGCTGCAGAAGATGAAGGCCGCCGAGCTGCTGGAGTTCACGCGAATGACGGGCTCCGTCGTCGAGGCGCTGCGCACGGTGCCGATCCCGGTGATCGCGTCCATCAACGGCGTCGCCGCCGGCGCCGGGTCGGTGCTCGCGCTGGCCAGCGACTTCCGGCTGCTGTCGCGGTCGGCGTCGTTCCGCTTCCTGTTCACGCACGTCGGGCTGTCGGGCGCGGACATGGGCTCGGCGTATCTGCTGCCGCGCATCGTCGGGGCGGGCCGCGCGACGCAGATGCTCATGCTCGGCGACAAGGTGACGGCCGAGGAGGCGCTCGCCGCGGGCCTGGCCTCCAGCGTCGTCGAGCCCGACGAGCTGCCTGAGGCGACCCGCGCGCTCGCGCGCCGCCTCGCCGACGGGCCGGCGCTGGCCTACGGGACGACGAAGGCGCTGATCCAGCGCGAGCTCGACATGAACCTGTCGGGCGCGATCGAGATGGACGCGATGACCCAGGCGCTGCTGATGCTCAGCCACGACCATGGCGAGTTCTACACGGCGTGGAGCGAGGGGCGCAAGCCCGATTGGCAGGGCCGCTGA